From Pagrus major chromosome 2, Pma_NU_1.0, one genomic window encodes:
- the LOC141019378 gene encoding extracellular calcium-sensing receptor-like — translation MASDLEVLTLTSTTSHSVLEHIKYVNFTTQNGAKVFFDENGESVAQYDLVNWQMTEDGSAEIVNIGHYDTSFPAGEIFKLKDNIKIVWGANSNEVPRSVCREPCPPGTRKAINKFKPVCCFDCFECPEGTISNHTNSPDCLICPPEFWPNEKKDQCLPKPTEYLSYKEVMGALLTGFSCVGVFLSLLTSIIFLAHKETPIVKANNSELSFLLLFSLTLCFLCSLTFIGRPSEWSCMLRHTAFGITFVLCISCVLCKTIVVLMAFRATLPGSNVMKWFGPTQQRLSVLTFTLIQVVICILWLTISPPYPKMNMKYYKEKIILECALGSAVGFWAVLSYIGLLALLCFILAFLARKLPDSFNEAKLITFSMLIFCAVWITFIPAYVSSPGKFTVAVEIFAILASSFGLLSCIFFPKCFIIVFSPEQNSKKHMMGKIPPINL, via the exons GTGTTGGAACATATTAAGTATGTGAACTTCACGACACAGAATGGGGCCAAAGTTTTCTTTGATGAAAATGGAGAGTCAGTTGCCCAGTATGACTTAGTTAACTGGCAGATGACAGAAGATGGTTCTGCTGAGATTGTGAATATTGGTCATTATGATACTTCTTTTCCAGCGGGGGAAATATTCAAACTAAAAGACAACATCAAAATAGTTTGGGGAGCAAACAGTAATGAG GTGCCAAGGTCTGTCTGCAGAGAACCGTGCCCACCAGGGACCCGTAAGGCCATAAACAAGTTTAAGCCAGTGTGCTGTTTTGACTGCTTTGAATGCCCAGAGGGAACAATAAGTAATCATACAA ATTCTCCAGACTGTTTGATCTGTCCTCCCGAATTCTGgccaaatgaaaagaaagatcaGTGTCTACCAAAACCTACTGAATACTTGTCCTACAAAGAGGTCATGGGGGCACTTTTAACTGGATTTAGCTGTGTCGGTGTATTTTTATCCCTTCTGACATCAATCATTTTTTTGGCTCATAAAGAGACTCCCATTGTAAAAgccaacaactctgagctgagttttctgctgctcttctccttgactctgtgtttcctgtgttctctgACCTTCATTGGTCGGCCCTCTGAGTGGTCCTGCATGTTGCGACACACAGCATTTGGGATCACGTTTgtcctctgtatctcttgtgttctCTGCAAAACTATAGTGGTTTTAATGGCCTTCAGAGCAACGCTCCCAGGCAGCAATGTCATGAAATGGTTTGGTCCTACACAGCAGAGGCTCAGTGTTTTGACTTTCACCCTCATTCAGGTTGTGATTTGTATCCTTTGGCTGACAATCAGCCCACCATATCCAAAGATGAACATGAAGTACTATAAAGAAAAGATCATCTTAGAGTGTGCCCTGGGTTCAGCTGTTGGATTCTGGGCTGTGTTGAGTTATATTGGACTTCTTGCTCTCTTGTGTTTTATACTTGCTTTTCTTGCTAGGAAGCTGCCAGACAGCTTTAATGAAGCCAAACTGatcaccttcagcatgctgatattctgtgcagtCTGGATCACATTCATCCCAGCatatgtcagctctcctggcAAGTTCACTGttgctgtggagatatttgccATCCTGGCATCCAGTTTTGGTTTGCTgtcatgcatttttttcccaaaatgtttcatcattGTCTTCAGTCCAgaacaaaactcaaaaaaacatATGATGGGAAAAATACCACCAATAAATCTTTAA